In the Candidatus Zymogenus saltonus genome, one interval contains:
- a CDS encoding 4Fe-4S dicluster domain-containing protein, translated as MSEDIFRQLQKRLDRYSMGFPETKSGIELKILKYLFSEDDAEMFLSLSHELESPESVSSRFSRPPEEVAALLDDMAERGLLFRQKKGGAVRYAAIPFVHGLFEFQVKNIEREFSEMVQQYFEEGFHRAIENGAEYFLRTVPVHESVKTGYNVAAYEDAVEILRGKDKIVVTDCICRKSMKIIDRSCDKPLEACFMFGSMGQYYLDRKMGRKVDVDEAKEILLKCHEAGLVTQPATAQNPGGMCNCCGDCCGVMRALNRHPKPAEIVFSNHYAVVDTGLCTGCETCIDRCQMEAVTLSEGVCEISLDRCIGCGLCVTTCPAGALELVTKPEEEYRTPPENTSEQMMLMAQKRGLV; from the coding sequence ATGTCTGAAGATATTTTCCGTCAATTACAGAAGCGGCTCGACCGCTACTCTATGGGATTTCCTGAGACTAAGTCCGGCATCGAGTTGAAAATTCTTAAGTATCTGTTTTCCGAGGACGACGCGGAGATGTTCTTATCGTTGAGCCACGAGCTGGAGAGCCCCGAATCTGTGTCGTCCCGTTTTAGCCGGCCGCCGGAAGAGGTCGCCGCCCTCCTGGACGATATGGCCGAGCGGGGCCTTCTGTTTCGCCAAAAAAAGGGGGGTGCCGTCAGGTACGCCGCGATACCGTTTGTCCACGGTCTGTTCGAGTTTCAGGTGAAAAACATCGAGCGAGAATTTTCCGAGATGGTTCAACAATATTTTGAAGAGGGTTTTCACAGGGCGATCGAGAACGGCGCCGAGTATTTTCTCCGCACTGTCCCCGTTCATGAATCTGTGAAGACGGGTTACAACGTTGCGGCCTATGAAGACGCCGTGGAAATTCTACGCGGCAAGGACAAGATCGTGGTTACGGACTGCATCTGCAGAAAGAGCATGAAGATTATCGACAGGTCGTGCGACAAGCCGCTGGAAGCATGCTTCATGTTCGGCTCTATGGGGCAGTATTACCTCGACCGCAAGATGGGAAGGAAGGTCGACGTGGACGAGGCGAAGGAGATCCTGCTGAAATGCCACGAGGCCGGCCTGGTGACGCAGCCGGCAACGGCTCAAAATCCGGGCGGCATGTGCAACTGCTGCGGGGATTGCTGCGGCGTGATGCGCGCGCTGAACAGACATCCGAAACCGGCTGAAATAGTTTTTTCAAACCACTACGCGGTTGTTGACACAGGCCTCTGCACCGGGTGCGAAACCTGCATAGACCGTTGCCAGATGGAGGCCGTCACTTTAAGCGAGGGCGTTTGCGAGATCAGCCTCGACCGCTGCATCGGCTGCGGACTCTGCGTGACTACTTGCCCGGCGGGGGCCCTGGAGTTGGTTACCAAACCGGAAGAGGAGTACCGCACACCTCCAGAAAACACGTCTGAGCAGATGATGCTGATGGCTCAAAAACGGGGGCTGGTCTGA